A region from the Sutcliffiella horikoshii genome encodes:
- a CDS encoding polysaccharide biosynthesis protein, translated as MNKFFKGTLLLAIAAFLGESIEFIVNMVLAKNLGEEGMGLYMSVLPVIFLVVVISSLELPISISKFVAAKEEKYHQSMLHHAMRLTIVFTIMVLFVAAIILPFVPVFLHYHPLVKWLILILIPVISFSSIARGYFMGLQHMGKIAISNFLRKIVQLSLLVLVYHFFHFSLEVSILIALCTLVATELIVCLYLLYMYRLQYIELKTKAAARIDGRTVRKSLLEVSIPTTGMRLFHAVTNAIQPFLIKIALVKAGLTHTIALEEFGLLAGVALTIGFFPGFIAHSLLIVLIPTVSEAHANHDYKKMQKLLKQVMIITFIYGIPIVMVFYHFAIPLTNVFFENSHAASYVQLLWPFFLFHLFVSPLQAYLIGLGLIKDAFLHSIWSTCISFLLMFLLGSLPSLQMNGVILGMNTGMVLLTLMHYLTVCNKINVTLWLKRMESRSV; from the coding sequence ATGAATAAATTTTTTAAAGGGACACTCCTTCTGGCAATCGCCGCCTTTTTGGGAGAGAGCATAGAATTTATCGTAAATATGGTACTGGCAAAGAATCTTGGGGAAGAAGGTATGGGGCTTTATATGTCTGTTCTGCCAGTCATTTTTCTGGTAGTCGTCATTTCTAGTTTGGAGCTGCCGATATCCATCTCCAAATTTGTCGCTGCCAAAGAAGAGAAGTATCACCAAAGCATGCTTCATCATGCCATGCGGCTGACCATTGTTTTTACGATTATGGTGCTGTTCGTCGCAGCGATCATCCTGCCGTTTGTTCCGGTCTTTCTACATTACCACCCACTTGTAAAATGGTTGATTCTTATTCTGATCCCGGTCATTTCCTTTTCATCCATCGCCAGAGGTTACTTTATGGGACTTCAGCATATGGGCAAGATTGCGATCTCTAACTTTTTAAGAAAGATTGTGCAACTAAGCCTGCTCGTCCTTGTTTACCACTTCTTCCATTTTTCGTTGGAAGTTTCCATTCTAATAGCGCTTTGCACATTGGTAGCGACAGAGCTGATTGTCTGTTTGTATCTTCTTTATATGTACAGGCTTCAGTATATTGAATTAAAAACAAAGGCTGCCGCCAGAATCGATGGCAGGACAGTGAGGAAAAGTTTACTTGAAGTTTCCATTCCTACAACAGGCATGCGTCTTTTTCATGCGGTCACAAATGCGATTCAACCTTTTCTTATTAAAATAGCGCTTGTAAAAGCAGGGCTCACTCATACGATTGCACTCGAGGAGTTTGGTCTCCTAGCAGGGGTGGCGTTGACCATTGGCTTCTTCCCTGGATTTATTGCGCACTCTTTGTTGATCGTCCTTATTCCCACGGTGTCTGAGGCCCATGCGAATCATGATTATAAAAAAATGCAGAAGCTGTTAAAGCAAGTGATGATTATCACGTTTATTTATGGCATTCCTATTGTGATGGTGTTTTATCACTTTGCGATTCCGCTTACCAATGTCTTTTTTGAAAATTCCCATGCCGCATCCTATGTCCAGCTGTTGTGGCCTTTCTTTCTTTTCCATCTGTTTGTCTCGCCATTGCAAGCGTATTTGATAGGATTGGGCCTGATTAAGGATGCTTTTCTACATTCCATTTGGTCCACCTGTATTTCTTTTTTACTTATGTTTCTTCTCGGTTCGCTTCCAAGCTTGCAGATGAATGGGGTGATCCTTGGCATGAATACGGGGATGGTGCTGCTAACCTTGATGCATTATTTGACGGTTTGTAACAAAATTAATGTAACACTATGGTTGAAAAGAATGGAATCACGGTCTGTTTAA
- a CDS encoding YitT family protein, whose protein sequence is MNKHLKTLLFLHVGPLFVAIHVHFFLSPNSLATGGVSGLSIILNDVFPMLSIGVLMLIVNLILFVVGFLLLGFGFGAKTIYTSVMLSVMVWLLEAFFPISGPISEDILIQLIIGQCIAALGMALVFNQRASTGGTDIIALILNKYFSVDMGRGVLLADIFIALSSILVFGPEVGMYAVFGVILNGLVIDYVLQQVNEMREVVIISSESDQIRSYIVGQLGRGATIHYAKGAFTSDEKEVITTILNKKDFSKLKKFIGATDEQAFITVHNMKEILGQNFKQLVTK, encoded by the coding sequence ATGAACAAACACTTGAAAACACTTTTATTCTTGCACGTAGGTCCTCTTTTTGTTGCAATACATGTACATTTTTTCCTCTCGCCCAATAGCTTGGCAACAGGGGGAGTGAGTGGACTTTCCATCATATTAAACGATGTATTCCCGATGTTATCAATCGGTGTGTTAATGTTGATCGTCAATTTAATTTTGTTTGTTGTGGGCTTTTTACTGCTTGGATTCGGATTTGGGGCAAAAACCATTTATACGAGCGTCATGTTGTCTGTGATGGTTTGGCTATTAGAAGCTTTCTTCCCAATCAGCGGGCCGATAAGCGAAGACATCCTGATTCAGTTAATCATTGGGCAATGTATTGCGGCACTAGGGATGGCGCTAGTTTTTAATCAGCGTGCTTCCACAGGTGGAACCGATATTATTGCCTTGATTTTAAATAAATATTTTTCAGTGGATATGGGCCGTGGAGTATTGTTGGCAGATATCTTTATCGCTTTATCCTCCATTCTGGTGTTCGGACCGGAAGTAGGGATGTATGCGGTATTTGGCGTTATCTTGAATGGATTGGTTATTGACTATGTGCTTCAGCAGGTGAACGAAATGCGTGAAGTCGTGATCATCAGCAGCGAAAGTGATCAGATTCGCTCCTATATTGTGGGTCAATTGGGCCGTGGAGCAACCATTCATTATGCAAAAGGTGCCTTTACTTCTGACGAAAAAGAAGTAATCACCACCATCTTGAACAAAAAAGACTTCTCTAAATTGAAGAAATTCATCGGTGCAACGGACGAACAGGCATTCATCACTGTTCATAACATGAAAGAGATATTAGGACAGAACTTTAAACAATTGGTGACAAAATGA
- the mreBH gene encoding rod-share determining protein MreBH, with the protein MFSTTEIGIDLGTANTLVYSKSKGIVFNEPSVVAIDLETKAVLAVGTEAKNMIGKTPGRIVAVRPLKDGVIADFDITTSMLKQIMKKASKTMGFSIRKPSVVVCTPSGSTSVERRAIQDAVKNCGAKHVHLIEEPVAAAIGADLPVDEPVANVVVDIGGGTTEVAIISYGGVVSCNSIRVGGDQFDDDIVHHVRKNYNLLIGERTAEQIKMTIGYALVDHEEITMEIRGRDLVTGLPKTIELHSTEIQKAIKESLLHILEAIRATLEDCPPELSGDIVDRGVIITGGGALLNGMQEWLSNEIVVPVYVAPNPLESVAIGTGKSLSVIHKLQKAAT; encoded by the coding sequence ATGTTTTCAACAACTGAAATTGGGATCGACTTAGGTACAGCGAATACGCTGGTTTATAGTAAAAGTAAAGGGATTGTGTTCAATGAACCGTCCGTTGTAGCAATTGATTTAGAAACAAAGGCAGTGCTTGCTGTTGGTACAGAAGCGAAAAACATGATTGGTAAGACTCCGGGAAGAATCGTGGCAGTTCGACCATTGAAGGATGGCGTTATCGCAGATTTCGACATCACGACAAGCATGTTAAAGCAAATCATGAAAAAAGCGAGCAAAACGATGGGCTTCTCCATCCGTAAGCCAAGTGTAGTTGTATGTACACCATCCGGCTCCACGTCTGTTGAACGTCGTGCGATTCAAGACGCTGTAAAAAATTGTGGCGCAAAGCACGTTCACTTGATTGAAGAGCCTGTAGCAGCTGCAATCGGTGCAGACTTACCAGTAGACGAGCCTGTGGCTAACGTGGTAGTGGACATCGGTGGCGGTACAACGGAAGTTGCCATCATCTCTTACGGTGGTGTGGTATCTTGTAACTCTATCCGTGTAGGTGGAGACCAGTTTGATGACGATATCGTGCACCACGTACGCAAAAACTACAACCTGTTGATTGGTGAGCGTACTGCAGAGCAAATCAAAATGACGATTGGTTATGCACTAGTGGACCACGAAGAAATCACGATGGAAATCCGCGGTCGTGACCTTGTAACAGGTCTTCCAAAAACGATTGAATTGCACTCTACTGAAATTCAAAAAGCAATTAAAGAATCTTTATTACACATCCTTGAAGCAATCCGTGCAACGCTTGAAGATTGCCCTCCTGAACTAAGTGGGGACATTGTTGACAGAGGGGTTATCATCACTGGTGGTGGAGCTCTGTTGAACGGCATGCAAGAATGGTTGAGCAATGAAATTGTTGTGCCTGTATATGTTGCACCAAACCCGTTGGAGTCTGTTGCGATTGGTACTGGGAAGTCGTTGAGTGTCATTCATAAGCTGCAAAAGGCTGCGACTTGA
- a CDS encoding nitric oxide synthase oxygenase, translated as MLEKKEVLFRKAEEFILQCYQELGKSEDEMTVRLQLIKDEIDLYGYYEHTYEELAHGAKMAWRNSNRCIGRLFWNSLHVIDRRHLEDEEDIAEALLHHIEFATNHGKIKPTITVFRQQKEEGKQLRIWNHQLLRYAGYETDYGVIGDPASIDFTRKCQELGWEGAKTHFDILPLVVQVDGAEPKLFTIPEDMVLEVPIVHPTMPAFVDLGLKWYGTPLISDMRLEIGGIHYTAAPFNGWYMETEIGARNLADADRYNMLPKVASLMELDTSTNATMWKDKALIELNVAVVHSFKEKGVSIVDHHTAATQFKLFEEREAESCRHVTGEWAWLIPPVSPAATHIFHKSYENKIVLPNYFYRDKLY; from the coding sequence TTGTTAGAAAAAAAGGAAGTTCTTTTTAGAAAAGCAGAGGAATTTATCCTGCAGTGTTATCAGGAATTGGGAAAGTCCGAGGACGAAATGACTGTCAGGTTGCAGCTGATAAAAGATGAGATAGACCTATATGGTTATTATGAGCATACATATGAAGAGTTGGCACACGGTGCGAAAATGGCTTGGCGTAACAGCAACCGTTGCATAGGCAGGCTTTTTTGGAATTCGTTACATGTAATAGACCGTCGTCACTTAGAAGACGAAGAGGATATTGCAGAAGCGCTACTGCATCACATTGAATTTGCAACGAACCATGGCAAAATAAAGCCTACGATCACTGTTTTCCGTCAGCAAAAAGAAGAAGGGAAACAGTTGCGTATTTGGAACCACCAACTCTTGAGATACGCAGGTTATGAGACAGATTACGGTGTTATTGGAGATCCGGCATCCATTGACTTCACGAGAAAGTGTCAGGAATTGGGTTGGGAGGGTGCCAAGACCCATTTTGATATCTTGCCTTTAGTTGTACAAGTCGATGGAGCGGAGCCAAAGCTATTTACCATCCCTGAAGACATGGTGCTTGAAGTGCCGATTGTGCATCCTACCATGCCTGCGTTTGTTGATTTAGGGCTGAAATGGTATGGAACTCCGTTGATTTCCGATATGCGATTAGAGATAGGCGGCATCCATTACACTGCTGCGCCTTTTAATGGCTGGTATATGGAAACAGAGATTGGCGCGAGGAATTTGGCTGATGCTGATCGGTATAATATGCTCCCGAAAGTTGCTTCGCTTATGGAGCTTGATACGAGTACCAATGCGACGATGTGGAAGGATAAAGCACTGATAGAGTTGAATGTAGCGGTGGTCCACTCCTTTAAGGAAAAGGGAGTGAGCATTGTCGATCATCATACTGCTGCGACGCAATTCAAGCTTTTTGAGGAGCGGGAAGCGGAGAGTTGCCGGCATGTAACGGGTGAATGGGCATGGTTGATTCCGCCCGTGTCGCCTGCTGCCACACATATCTTTCATAAGTCGTATGAGAACAAAATAGTGTTGCCGAACTATTTTTATCGGGATAAATTGTATTGA